The following are encoded together in the Kribbella voronezhensis genome:
- a CDS encoding DUF402 domain-containing protein, whose protein sequence is MRSGDNVVAYDVPILPQWQAPGRPTVDRCFVLVDEGVQVMRPNTFTGALEGGWYVDLVEVEETEPNQLVVHDLKVDILVPPGSFRYEMLDLDEFADAIEDGSIDAATALRVLRSTQRFVDTHLRNLDQAVLGSWPDFPPASVLKLAELPPFDERSLPEARK, encoded by the coding sequence GTGCGGAGTGGGGACAACGTCGTGGCGTACGACGTGCCGATTCTCCCGCAGTGGCAGGCGCCCGGGCGGCCGACGGTCGATCGCTGCTTCGTGCTGGTCGACGAAGGAGTTCAGGTCATGAGGCCGAACACCTTCACCGGTGCGCTCGAGGGTGGCTGGTACGTCGATCTGGTCGAGGTGGAGGAAACGGAGCCGAACCAACTGGTGGTTCACGATCTCAAGGTGGACATCCTCGTGCCGCCGGGGAGTTTTCGCTACGAGATGCTTGATCTTGACGAGTTCGCCGACGCGATCGAGGACGGTTCGATCGATGCTGCGACGGCGCTCCGGGTGTTGCGCAGTACTCAGCGCTTTGTCGACACGCATCTGCGCAATCTCGACCAAGCTGTGCTGGGCTCCTGGCCGGACTTTCCGCCGGCGAGTGTTCTGAAACTGGCGGAGTTGCCGCCCTTCGACGAGCGGTCGTTGCCGGAGGCACGTAAATGA
- a CDS encoding alpha/beta hydrolase family protein, protein MRRSLICGGLRWWGVVEWRMATAAEVSWESDGIAMYGSLVRPEGDGPFPAVVMVAGSGPTDRNWCSPLLPGSNGSGRLFAEAFAEAGIASLRYDKRASGPHAMENVPKLIGRLSMGSHLDELVAAVGVLAADEGVDASRIVGLGNSEGTLHVLHYATSVQDVPFAGIVLAAPPGRPVGELLLAQLALQASQIPGGDELMPAVREATERYEAGLPMDPDPRLPESVRMVLASFETPANLPLARELWAESAVDRLPEMEIPTLVLIGGNDLQVDAHADGDPLQAAAAGKANVTFAFPPNANHVFKEDTRTPEEVVASPGNGYNAEGTRLDPEALETILSWLQEVFASKS, encoded by the coding sequence ATGAGGCGGTCGCTGATCTGTGGGGGCCTCCGGTGGTGGGGTGTGGTCGAATGGCGTATGGCGACTGCGGCTGAGGTGAGTTGGGAGTCGGATGGGATTGCGATGTATGGCAGTCTCGTCCGGCCCGAAGGGGATGGGCCGTTTCCGGCGGTGGTGATGGTTGCTGGGAGTGGGCCTACTGATCGGAACTGGTGTTCGCCGTTGTTGCCTGGCAGTAATGGGTCGGGGCGGTTGTTCGCGGAGGCGTTTGCCGAGGCGGGGATTGCTTCGTTGCGGTACGACAAGCGGGCGTCGGGGCCGCATGCGATGGAGAACGTGCCCAAGCTGATCGGCCGGCTGAGTATGGGGTCGCATCTCGACGAACTGGTGGCGGCTGTCGGCGTACTGGCTGCTGATGAGGGGGTTGATGCGTCGCGGATTGTTGGCCTTGGCAACAGTGAGGGGACGTTGCATGTGCTGCACTACGCGACCAGCGTGCAGGATGTGCCGTTCGCCGGGATCGTGCTTGCCGCGCCGCCGGGGAGGCCGGTCGGTGAGCTGCTGTTGGCGCAACTTGCATTGCAGGCATCGCAGATTCCCGGTGGCGACGAGCTGATGCCCGCGGTACGGGAGGCGACCGAGCGTTATGAAGCGGGGCTGCCGATGGATCCTGATCCGCGGCTGCCCGAGAGTGTGCGGATGGTGCTCGCCAGCTTCGAGACGCCCGCGAATCTTCCGCTCGCGCGTGAGTTGTGGGCCGAGTCTGCCGTCGATCGCCTGCCGGAGATGGAGATTCCGACTCTCGTGCTGATCGGCGGCAACGATCTGCAGGTCGACGCTCATGCCGACGGGGATCCGCTGCAGGCGGCGGCCGCGGGGAAGGCGAACGTGACGTTTGCCTTCCCGCCGAACGCGAATCATGTCTTCAAGGAGGACACCCGCACTCCTGAGGAGGTGGTGGCGTCTCCGGGGAACGGCTACAACGCGGAGGGGACCAGGCTCGATCCGGAGGCGCTCGAGACAATCTTGAGTTGGCTCCAAGAAGTCTTCGCGAGCAAGAGCTAA
- a CDS encoding YciI family protein: MPKYLISFEKGSMDHIPAGDWAEVGKAAHAVCQEAKDAGVFVFAGGLRYDDGDVEAAVVAVDGTVTDGPYPESKELIGGVLIVDVPTREAALEWAAEIAVACRCAQDVRKFMFDPELVD, translated from the coding sequence ATGCCGAAGTACCTGATCTCGTTCGAGAAGGGCTCGATGGACCACATCCCGGCGGGAGACTGGGCCGAGGTGGGTAAGGCCGCGCACGCGGTGTGCCAGGAGGCCAAGGATGCCGGGGTGTTCGTCTTTGCGGGCGGGCTGCGGTATGACGACGGCGACGTGGAGGCTGCCGTGGTTGCCGTTGACGGGACGGTCACCGACGGGCCGTACCCGGAGAGCAAGGAACTCATCGGCGGTGTGTTGATCGTCGACGTACCGACCCGGGAGGCGGCGCTGGAGTGGGCGGCCGAGATCGCGGTTGCCTGCCGGTGTGCGCAAGACGTCCGCAAGTTCATGTTCGACCCGGAGTTGGTCGATTGA